A genomic region of Elephas maximus indicus isolate mEleMax1 chromosome 10, mEleMax1 primary haplotype, whole genome shotgun sequence contains the following coding sequences:
- the ZBTB42 gene encoding zinc finger and BTB domain-containing protein 42: MEFPGHGGRLLGRLRQQRELGFLCDCTVLVGDARFPAHRAVLAACSVYFHLFYRDRPGGGRDAVRLNGDIVTVPAFARLLDFMYEGRLDLRGLPVEDVLAAASYLHMYDIVKVCKGRLRDQERGAEAPGAEPSCPQPAWTPDLCPAARKARVPAVEAKAALPPRAARPPPWQAPGEADRALDLSLKPRPDPVRPPRVPQPDPCSRPQRGSQPLVKAEQDSLSGQEEGSGPESPGSPLPPPCASATERLAADLEPLRVSGARGTERVPGGPHRVCPLCSKLFPSAHVLQLHLSAHFRERDGARVRLSPDGAAPTCPLCGKAFSCMYTLKRHERTHSGEKPYTCVQCGKSFQYSHNLSRHAVVHTREKPHGCRWCERRFTQSGDLYRHVRKFHCGLVKSLLL; encoded by the coding sequence ATGGAGTTCCCCGGGCACGGCGGGCGGCTCCTGGGCCGCCTGAGGCAGCAGCGCGAGCTGGGCTTCCTGTGCGACTGCACCGTGCTGGTGGGCGACGCGCGCTTCCCGGCCCACCGCGCCGTGCTGGCCGCCTGCAGCGTCTACTTCCACCTCTTCTACCGCGACCGGCCGGGGGGCGGCCGCGACGCGGTGCGGCTTAACGGCGACATCGTCACGGTGCCCGCCTTCGCGCGCCTGCTGGACTTCATGTACGAAGGCCGCCTGGATCTGCGCGGGCTGCCGGTCGAGGACGTCCTGGCCGCCGCCAGCTACCTGCACATGTACGACATTGTCAAGGTGTGCAAGGGCCGCCTCCGGGATCAGGAGCGGGGCGCGGAGGCCCCAGGCGCCGAGCCGTCGTGCCCCCAGCCCGCTTGGACCCCTGACCTCTGCCCAGCCGCCCGGAAGGCCAGGGTCCCCGCGGTGGAAGCCAAGGCCGCCCTCCCCCCACGAGCAGCCCGGCCACCTCCCTGGCAGGCCCCAGGAGAGGCCGACCGGGCCCTGGACCTGTCGCTGAAGCCGAGGCCGGATCCGGTGCGCCCACCCCGCGTCCCGCAACCAGACCCCTGCAGCCGCCCGCAGCGAGGGTCCCAGCCACTGGTCAAGGCCGAGCAGGACTCGCTGTCGGGACAGGAGGAGGGCAGCGGCCCCGAGAGCCCCGGTAGCCCCCTGCCGCCCCCCTGTGCGTCTGCCACCGAGCGCCTGGCGGCGGACCTGGAGCCTCTGCGGGTCAGCGGGGCGCGGGGCACGGAGCGGGTGCCGGGCGGGCCCCACCGCGTCTGCCCGCTGTGCAGCAAGCTCTTCCCGAGCGCCCATGTGCTGCAGCTGCACCTCAGCGCCCACTTCCGCGAGCGCGACGGCGCCCGGGTCCGGCTGTCCCCCGACGGCGCGGCGCCCACGTGCCCGCTGTGCGGGAAGGCCTTCTCCTGCATGTACACGCTGAAGCGGCACGAGCGCACGCACTCGGGCGAAAAGCCCTACACCTGCGTTCAGTGCGGCAAGAGCTTCCAGTACTCGCACAACCTGAGCCGCCACGCCGTGGTGCACACGCGCGAGAAGCCTCACGGCTGCCGCTGGTGCGAGCGCCGCTTCACGCAGTCCGGGGACCTCTACCGCCACGTGCGCAAGTTCCACTGCGGCCTCGTCAAGTCCCTGCTGCTGTGA